One window of Novosphingobium sp. P6W genomic DNA carries:
- the rph gene encoding ribonuclease PH — protein sequence MRPSGRAADEMRAIEIQTGFTKHAEGSVLISFGDTRVLVTASVEEKVPPFLRGKGEGWVTAEYSMLPRATHTRGSREAAKGKQSGRTQEIQRLIGRSLRSVVDMKKLGERQIVLDCDVIQADGGTRTASISGAWVALRLAVDKLMAEGKIKEDPIQARVAAVSCGICEGNPVLDLDYIEDSAADADANFVLIEGGKIAEAQATAEGATYDEEGLLRLLRLARIGCEGIFAAQAKAVGR from the coding sequence ATGCGACCTTCAGGCCGTGCCGCAGACGAAATGCGCGCCATCGAAATCCAGACCGGCTTCACCAAGCACGCCGAAGGCTCGGTGCTGATCTCGTTCGGCGATACGCGCGTGCTGGTCACCGCATCGGTCGAGGAAAAGGTGCCGCCGTTCCTGCGCGGCAAGGGCGAAGGCTGGGTGACGGCAGAATACTCGATGCTGCCCCGCGCCACGCACACGCGCGGCAGCCGTGAAGCGGCCAAGGGCAAGCAGTCGGGCCGCACTCAGGAAATCCAGCGCCTGATCGGCCGTTCCTTGCGTTCGGTGGTCGACATGAAGAAGCTGGGCGAGCGCCAGATCGTGCTCGACTGCGATGTGATCCAGGCCGACGGCGGCACCCGCACCGCCTCGATCTCGGGCGCATGGGTCGCGCTGCGCCTTGCGGTCGACAAGCTGATGGCCGAAGGCAAGATCAAGGAAGACCCGATCCAGGCCCGCGTCGCCGCCGTTTCCTGCGGCATCTGCGAGGGTAACCCGGTTCTCGACCTCGACTACATCGAGGACAGCGCTGCCGACGCCGACGCCAACTTCGTGCTGATCGAAGGCGGCAAGATCGCCGAAGCACAGGCCACCGCCGAAGGCGCGACGTATGACGAAGAAGGCCTGCTGCGCCTCCTGCGCCTTGCCCGCATCGGCTGCGAGGGTATCTTCGCAGCGCAGGCCAAGGCTGTTGGCCGCTAA
- the rdgB gene encoding RdgB/HAM1 family non-canonical purine NTP pyrophosphatase: MTRKLDGQRLVIATHNAGKLREISALLAPYGIECLSAGQLGLPEPEETGTTFAANALLKAHAAAKAAQLPALADDSGLSVTALGARPGVYTADWAERQWFEGDPGRDWYMAMGKVEGLLAQQGADVDRSCWFSCTLAIAWPEGDEAVYEGRVNGVFCWPPRGIMGFGYDPAFVPEGHDQSFAELPLAEKQRISHRADAFAKLVAEQFGA; encoded by the coding sequence ATGACCCGGAAACTCGACGGACAACGCCTGGTCATCGCCACGCACAATGCGGGCAAGCTGCGCGAGATTTCCGCGCTGCTCGCCCCTTACGGCATCGAGTGCCTGTCCGCTGGCCAGCTCGGCCTGCCCGAGCCTGAGGAAACCGGCACTACCTTCGCCGCCAATGCCCTGCTGAAGGCCCACGCCGCCGCCAAGGCCGCGCAATTGCCGGCGCTTGCCGACGACAGCGGCCTTTCAGTGACGGCGCTGGGCGCACGCCCCGGTGTCTACACCGCCGACTGGGCCGAGCGGCAATGGTTCGAAGGCGATCCGGGCCGCGACTGGTACATGGCGATGGGCAAGGTCGAAGGTCTGCTCGCCCAGCAGGGCGCCGACGTCGACCGTTCGTGCTGGTTTTCCTGCACCCTCGCTATTGCCTGGCCCGAGGGTGACGAGGCCGTCTACGAGGGCCGCGTGAACGGTGTCTTCTGCTGGCCGCCGCGCGGGATCATGGGCTTCGGTTATGACCCCGCATTCGTTCCCGAAGGCCACGACCAGTCATTCGCCGAGCTGCCGCTCGCGGAAAAGCAGCGCATCAGCCACCGCGCCGATGCCTTTGCAAAGCTGGTCGCGGAGCAATTCGGCGCGTAA